In a genomic window of Flavobacterium sp. KACC 22761:
- a CDS encoding type I phosphomannose isomerase catalytic subunit: MQFYPLQFEPILKERIWGGEKLKTLLNKPITSKITGESWELSTVEGDVSVVSNGALKGKSLMELIDETPNEILGIRVYERFGKQFPLLFKYLDAREDLSIQVHPNDKLAKERHNSFGKTEMWYVMQADADARIIVGFKENSSKEEYLKHLHDNTLVSILDGVKAKAGDVFFLETGTVHAIGAGLVVAEIQQTSDITYRLYDFDRVDAQGNKRELHVDLALDAINYNKVDTQKKYETKENVSNTVVDCPYFTTNLIPLEDKIEVSKSGETFTVYMCVEGSFEIEYDGFKHAYIKGDTVLVPAAINSFTLSGKASILEIYIS; this comes from the coding sequence ATGCAATTTTATCCATTACAATTTGAGCCTATTTTAAAAGAAAGAATCTGGGGAGGAGAAAAACTTAAGACTTTATTGAATAAACCAATTACTTCTAAAATTACTGGCGAAAGCTGGGAGCTTTCAACAGTAGAAGGCGATGTTAGCGTAGTTTCAAATGGTGCTTTGAAAGGAAAATCATTAATGGAATTGATTGATGAAACTCCAAATGAAATTCTTGGAATCAGAGTTTACGAGCGTTTTGGAAAACAATTTCCGTTGCTTTTTAAATATCTTGATGCTCGCGAAGATCTTTCAATTCAGGTTCATCCAAATGATAAATTGGCAAAAGAGCGTCATAATTCTTTCGGAAAAACTGAAATGTGGTACGTTATGCAGGCTGATGCTGATGCAAGAATCATTGTGGGATTTAAAGAAAACTCAAGCAAAGAGGAATATTTAAAACATTTGCATGATAATACATTGGTTTCGATTTTAGATGGAGTAAAAGCAAAAGCTGGAGATGTTTTCTTTTTAGAAACAGGAACAGTTCACGCAATTGGAGCTGGATTAGTTGTTGCCGAAATTCAACAAACTTCTGATATTACTTATAGATTATACGATTTTGATCGTGTAGATGCGCAAGGAAATAAAAGAGAACTGCACGTAGATTTAGCACTTGATGCAATTAACTATAATAAAGTTGATACTCAAAAGAAATACGAAACAAAAGAAAACGTTTCGAATACAGTTGTCGATTGCCCTTATTTCACAACTAATTTGATTCCTCTAGAAGATAAAATAGAAGTTTCTAAATCTGGAGAAACATTTACAGTGTATATGTGTGTGGAAGGAAGTTTTGAAATCGAATATGACGGTTTTAAACATGCCTATATAAAAGGAGATACGGTGTTGGTTCCAGCTGCGATAAATTCATTTACTTTGAGCGGAAAAGCTTCAATTTTAGAAATTTACATTTCATAG
- the msrA gene encoding peptide-methionine (S)-S-oxide reductase MsrA produces the protein MKNILLICLFALSLNGFSQNKKPSNLETITLGGGCYWCVEAVYENLDGVKSVVSGFSGGNVPNPTYEEVCTGETGHAEVVQITYDKNVTDINEIFKVFFTVHDPTTLNRQGADVGTQYRSVIFYKNEEQKKAAQSIIAELNKAKVYNNPIVTKLEPFKVFYKAEDYHQNYYANNKSQPYCKMVIQPKIEKFEKVFKDKLKKKS, from the coding sequence ATGAAAAATATACTCTTAATTTGCCTGTTTGCTTTATCGCTAAACGGGTTTTCTCAAAACAAAAAACCTTCAAATCTTGAAACCATTACACTCGGTGGCGGATGCTACTGGTGCGTTGAAGCAGTTTATGAAAATTTAGACGGAGTAAAATCTGTGGTTTCTGGATTTTCTGGAGGAAATGTCCCAAATCCTACTTATGAAGAAGTTTGCACTGGAGAAACCGGTCATGCCGAAGTAGTTCAAATTACTTACGACAAAAACGTAACGGATATCAATGAAATCTTCAAAGTCTTTTTCACCGTTCACGATCCCACAACTTTAAATCGTCAAGGTGCAGATGTTGGAACGCAATACCGCTCAGTGATTTTTTATAAAAACGAAGAACAAAAAAAGGCTGCGCAAAGCATTATTGCCGAACTTAATAAAGCAAAAGTGTATAATAATCCGATTGTGACCAAATTGGAACCTTTCAAAGTTTTTTACAAAGCCGAGGATTATCATCAAAACTATTATGCCAACAATAAAAGTCAGCCGTATTGCAAAATGGTCATTCAGCCAAAAATCGAAAAATTCGAAAAAGTCTTTAAAGACAAACTGAAAAAGAAATCCTAA
- a CDS encoding DUF4369 domain-containing protein encodes MKKSIIAFVAIALLASCSKKETPTDHLHLTGNIKGLKEGTLYIQRIVDTSLVAIDSVKIDGSSAFERDIKLESPEMLYLFLDRGVSNSMDNNILFFAEPGNINIDTNLDNFIYSAKITGSKNQELYEEYKKINNRFNDETLALVEPRFKAMKRNDQKALDSINAKDDSNTKRKYLFATNFALNNKDHEIAPYIALAEIYDINIKFLDTIQKSMTPKVAQSLYGKKLTKYIADIKKQEQKQ; translated from the coding sequence ATGAAAAAATCGATTATTGCCTTTGTTGCAATTGCCCTACTCGCATCATGCAGCAAAAAAGAAACACCTACTGACCACCTACACCTTACAGGAAACATTAAAGGATTAAAAGAAGGAACTTTATATATTCAAAGAATTGTTGACACATCACTTGTGGCAATCGACAGTGTCAAAATTGACGGAAGCTCGGCTTTTGAAAGAGATATCAAATTAGAATCTCCAGAAATGCTTTATTTGTTTTTAGACAGAGGAGTTAGCAACTCAATGGATAATAATATTTTATTTTTCGCAGAACCTGGAAACATCAATATCGACACCAATTTAGACAACTTTATTTATAGTGCCAAAATTACAGGGTCAAAAAACCAAGAATTATACGAAGAGTATAAAAAAATAAACAACCGTTTTAATGACGAAACCCTAGCATTGGTTGAGCCAAGATTTAAGGCGATGAAAAGAAATGATCAAAAAGCTTTAGACAGCATTAACGCAAAAGACGATTCAAATACTAAAAGAAAATACTTATTTGCTACAAACTTTGCTCTTAACAACAAAGACCACGAAATTGCGCCTTATATCGCTTTAGCGGAGATTTACGACATCAACATCAAATTTTTAGATACCATTCAAAAGTCGATGACACCAAAAGTAGCTCAATCGCTTTACGGAAAGAAGCTGACCAAATATATTGCTGACATCAAAAAGCAGGAACAGAAACAATAA
- a CDS encoding cupin domain-containing protein: MKTIKKNLMPLFLLLLLILSANIYAQDPLKVAPNAYKKVLLENERVRILQVEINPGETIPWHHHPDHTIYALADGKIEITDKGKAPIVMDIKAGDAMYIPAVTHMAKNLGDTTVNLIVTEIKTKK, encoded by the coding sequence ATGAAAACAATTAAAAAGAATTTAATGCCTCTGTTCCTACTATTACTTTTGATATTAAGTGCAAATATCTATGCACAAGATCCCTTAAAAGTAGCGCCTAATGCATATAAAAAGGTACTTCTTGAGAATGAAAGAGTAAGAATATTGCAAGTTGAGATTAATCCTGGAGAAACAATTCCATGGCATCATCATCCTGATCACACCATCTATGCATTGGCTGATGGAAAAATTGAAATAACCGATAAAGGCAAAGCTCCCATTGTTATGGATATTAAAGCCGGAGATGCCATGTATATACCAGCTGTTACACATATGGCAAAAAATTTAGGAGATACAACTGTTAATTTGATTGTAACAGAAATAAAAACTAAAAAATAA
- a CDS encoding peroxiredoxin: MSLKIGDIVPNFTAKDSHGELFESKSVLGRKPLVIYFYPKDNTPGCTTEACSFRDQYEDFKDLGAEVIGISSDSVKSHHKFANKHKLPFILLSDQDKRLRQLFGVRNNLFGLLPGRVTYIVDRNGVVILIFDSMNAAKHIPKALETIKELVL; encoded by the coding sequence ATGTCATTAAAAATAGGAGATATAGTTCCGAATTTTACTGCAAAAGATAGTCATGGGGAACTTTTTGAAAGCAAAAGCGTTTTAGGGAGAAAGCCACTCGTAATTTATTTTTATCCGAAAGATAATACGCCTGGTTGTACGACCGAAGCGTGTAGTTTTCGCGATCAATATGAAGATTTTAAAGATTTAGGCGCCGAAGTTATTGGTATCAGCAGTGATAGTGTCAAATCACATCACAAATTTGCCAATAAACACAAGTTGCCTTTTATTTTGCTGTCAGATCAAGATAAAAGATTGAGACAATTGTTCGGAGTGCGAAATAATCTTTTTGGACTTTTGCCAGGAAGAGTGACTTATATCGTAGATCGCAATGGTGTCGTAATCTTGATTTTTGATAGTATGAATGCAGCAAAACACATTCCGAAAGCATTAGAAACGATTAAAGAATTAGTATTATAA
- the htpG gene encoding molecular chaperone HtpG: MTTGKINVSVENIFPLIKKFLYSDHEIFLRELVSNGTDATLKLKHLISIGEAKVEYGNPIIEIKIDKEGKKIHIIDQGLGMTADEVEKYINQVAFSGAEEFLDKYKDSAKDSGIIGHFGLGFYSAFMVAEKVEIITKSYKDEPAAHWTCDGSPEFTLEPADKTSRGTEIILHIAEDSLEFLDDSKISGLLSKYNKFMPIPIKFGTRTETLPKPEDAPEDYVNETVEIDNIINNPNPAWTKQPSELSDEDYKNFYRELYPMQFEEPLFNIHLNVDYPFNLTGILYFPKLGTDMQIQKDKIQLYQNQVYVTDNVEGIVPEFLTMLKGVIDSPDIPLNVSRSGLQADGAVKKISNYITRKVADKLKSLFNENRADFEAKWNDIKIVLEYGMLSEEKFYEKAGAFVLYPTVDDTYFTLEELKEKLKENQTDKDGKLVVLYAGNKDAQHSYIEAAKEKGYEVLLLDSPIISHLIQKIENDNSGLTFVRVDSDHIDNLIKKEENAISKLSDDEKAALKTSLEAYIPKAYSVQLEAMDSQAAPFIITQPEFMRRMKEMSQTGGGGMFGMGNMPEMYNLVVNTNSDLASSILNTEDKTHQEHLVKQALDLAKLSQNLLKGEALTAFVKRSFEMIK, translated from the coding sequence ATGACAACAGGTAAAATTAATGTTTCAGTAGAAAACATCTTTCCCTTAATCAAAAAGTTCTTATACAGCGATCACGAAATCTTTTTGCGTGAGCTGGTTTCAAACGGAACTGACGCTACTTTAAAATTAAAACACCTTATCAGCATTGGCGAAGCTAAAGTTGAATACGGAAATCCGATTATCGAGATCAAAATCGATAAAGAGGGCAAAAAAATCCATATTATCGACCAAGGTTTAGGTATGACGGCTGACGAAGTAGAAAAGTACATCAACCAAGTTGCTTTTTCGGGAGCTGAAGAATTTTTGGACAAATACAAGGATTCTGCTAAAGATTCTGGAATTATCGGGCACTTTGGTCTTGGTTTCTATTCGGCATTTATGGTTGCGGAAAAAGTTGAGATCATTACAAAATCATACAAAGATGAGCCTGCAGCACACTGGACATGTGACGGAAGCCCTGAATTTACTTTAGAGCCTGCTGACAAAACTTCACGCGGAACAGAAATTATTCTTCATATTGCTGAAGATTCTTTAGAATTCTTAGACGATTCTAAAATCAGTGGCTTGTTGAGCAAATACAATAAGTTCATGCCTATTCCGATTAAATTTGGAACAAGAACTGAAACGCTTCCAAAACCAGAAGATGCTCCAGAGGATTACGTGAATGAAACTGTTGAAATCGACAACATCATCAACAATCCAAATCCGGCTTGGACAAAACAACCATCTGAATTATCTGATGAAGACTACAAAAACTTCTACAGAGAATTGTATCCAATGCAATTTGAAGAGCCACTATTCAACATTCATTTAAATGTAGATTATCCGTTCAACTTGACTGGTATTTTGTATTTCCCAAAATTGGGTACCGATATGCAAATCCAAAAAGACAAAATTCAGTTGTACCAAAACCAAGTTTACGTTACAGATAACGTAGAAGGAATTGTTCCTGAATTCTTGACGATGTTAAAAGGTGTAATTGACTCTCCAGACATTCCATTGAACGTTTCTCGTTCTGGTTTACAAGCTGATGGAGCGGTTAAGAAAATTTCAAACTACATTACTCGTAAAGTTGCCGATAAATTAAAATCATTATTCAACGAAAACCGTGCTGATTTTGAAGCAAAATGGAACGATATTAAAATTGTTTTAGAATACGGAATGCTTTCTGAAGAGAAGTTCTACGAAAAAGCCGGAGCATTTGTTTTATATCCAACTGTAGATGATACTTATTTCACTTTAGAAGAATTAAAAGAAAAACTAAAAGAAAACCAAACTGATAAAGATGGCAAATTAGTTGTTCTTTATGCAGGAAACAAAGATGCGCAACACTCATACATTGAGGCAGCAAAAGAAAAAGGTTATGAAGTATTACTTTTAGATTCTCCTATTATTTCGCATTTGATTCAAAAAATTGAAAACGATAATAGCGGCTTGACTTTTGTTCGTGTTGATTCTGATCACATCGACAACTTAATCAAAAAAGAAGAAAATGCAATTTCGAAATTATCTGATGACGAAAAAGCAGCTTTAAAAACTTCTTTAGAAGCTTATATTCCAAAAGCATACAGCGTTCAGCTAGAAGCTATGGATTCGCAAGCAGCTCCATTCATTATTACGCAACCAGAATTTATGCGAAGAATGAAAGAAATGAGCCAAACTGGCGGTGGCGGAATGTTCGGAATGGGAAATATGCCAGAAATGTACAATTTGGTTGTAAATACAAATTCTGATTTGGCTTCAAGCATTTTGAATACTGAAGATAAAACACATCAAGAGCACTTGGTAAAACAAGCTTTGGATCTAGCTAAATTATCACAAAATCTTTTAAAAGGCGAAGCCTTGACTGCTTTTGTAAAAAGAAGTTTCGAGATGATCAAATAA
- a CDS encoding quinone oxidoreductase yields the protein MKALTFSTFGDSNVLEYIEIPNPQLKSDEILVEMKAIGLNFADVYRRKGNYHLKGNPPFIAGYEGAGIVVDANNHPKYKVGDRVAFADVPFANAELVAVNINHVLPLPEAISFETAASVLLQGLTAHYLATDSHKTQKGETVLIHAVAGGVGQILTQISKLLGANVIGLTSSSEKAKVGFEQGADHVFLYNENWKSQVFEIAPKGVDVVYDSIGSTLAESFEVTKECGQVVFFGMAGGDPAPVDPRMLMDGSKTLTGGDLWSYLNSKEERIKRATQLFNWIIEGKIKLSEPTSFKLSEGKLAHDYLESRKSTGKIILIP from the coding sequence ATGAAAGCACTTACTTTCTCCACTTTTGGGGATTCAAATGTTTTAGAATATATCGAAATTCCAAATCCTCAATTAAAATCTGATGAAATTTTAGTCGAAATGAAAGCCATCGGATTAAACTTTGCCGATGTTTACAGACGAAAAGGAAATTATCATTTAAAAGGAAATCCTCCTTTTATTGCCGGTTATGAAGGTGCCGGAATCGTTGTTGACGCAAACAATCACCCCAAATATAAAGTGGGTGACCGAGTGGCTTTCGCCGATGTTCCCTTCGCAAATGCAGAATTGGTTGCAGTTAATATAAATCATGTCTTGCCTTTGCCTGAAGCAATTTCTTTCGAAACTGCCGCTTCGGTTTTATTGCAAGGTTTAACGGCACATTATTTAGCAACCGACAGCCATAAAACTCAAAAAGGAGAAACGGTATTAATTCACGCTGTTGCCGGCGGAGTTGGACAAATTCTGACTCAAATCAGCAAACTTTTAGGCGCGAATGTTATTGGCTTGACCTCTTCTTCAGAAAAAGCGAAAGTTGGTTTTGAACAAGGCGCAGATCATGTTTTTCTTTACAATGAAAATTGGAAATCACAGGTTTTCGAAATTGCCCCAAAAGGTGTTGACGTGGTTTACGACAGTATCGGAAGTACTTTAGCAGAAAGTTTCGAAGTCACAAAAGAATGTGGGCAAGTGGTTTTCTTCGGAATGGCCGGAGGAGATCCTGCGCCTGTAGATCCAAGAATGTTAATGGACGGTTCAAAAACTTTAACCGGAGGCGATTTATGGAGTTACTTAAATTCTAAAGAAGAACGCATCAAACGCGCAACACAATTATTCAATTGGATTATCGAGGGAAAAATCAAACTTTCTGAGCCAACTTCTTTCAAATTATCAGAAGGAAAACTGGCACACGATTATCTGGAAAGCAGAAAAAGTACCGGGAAAATTATTTTGATTCCGTAA
- a CDS encoding META domain-containing protein yields the protein MKKYTLAVVSVLTLLLNSCMASKDKSIANIYDTTWELEYISGPRIAFEGLYPNKKPQITFDQKETKVFGNNGCNGYSAPYTLKGNSLTFGEPGPTTMMFCDGGGEQQFLQQMKKITSYSIDKDGKLILNEGDVAKMRFKKVAKQ from the coding sequence ATGAAAAAATATACACTTGCTGTCGTTTCGGTTTTAACTTTATTACTTAACTCTTGTATGGCTTCAAAAGATAAAAGCATAGCGAACATTTATGATACAACTTGGGAATTAGAGTATATTTCTGGACCAAGAATTGCTTTCGAAGGTTTGTATCCAAACAAAAAACCACAAATTACTTTTGATCAAAAAGAAACAAAAGTATTTGGGAATAATGGATGCAACGGATACAGCGCACCTTATACTTTAAAAGGGAATTCTTTGACTTTTGGAGAACCTGGGCCAACCACAATGATGTTTTGCGATGGAGGAGGAGAACAGCAATTTTTGCAACAAATGAAAAAAATTACAAGCTATTCTATTGATAAAGATGGAAAATTGATTTTGAATGAAGGCGATGTAGCAAAAATGCGATTTAAAAAAGTAGCGAAACAATAA
- the msrB gene encoding peptide-methionine (R)-S-oxide reductase MsrB codes for MKSKNLILSLCFLLPLFILQACGQNTKKQPAKTIAMENKISKPGIPYYSNTDTTKLNVSNAEWKKVLPEDVYAVMREADTERPFTGKYWNTDEKGTYYCASCGNKLFRSTAKFSSSCGWPSFFEQENKTSIIFKNDNSYGMERIEALCGRCGGHLGHLFDDGPEPTGKRYCMNSIALDFIPDSK; via the coding sequence ATGAAATCTAAAAATCTAATTTTAAGTCTTTGTTTTTTATTGCCACTTTTCATTCTACAAGCCTGCGGTCAAAACACAAAAAAGCAACCCGCTAAAACAATTGCTATGGAAAACAAAATCAGCAAACCAGGAATTCCATATTATTCGAATACCGATACAACCAAATTAAACGTCAGCAACGCCGAATGGAAAAAAGTTCTCCCAGAAGATGTTTATGCCGTCATGCGAGAAGCAGACACCGAAAGACCTTTTACAGGAAAATATTGGAATACTGATGAAAAGGGAACCTATTATTGTGCTTCTTGTGGCAATAAACTTTTTAGATCGACCGCTAAATTTTCGAGCAGTTGCGGCTGGCCAAGTTTCTTTGAACAAGAAAACAAAACCAGCATAATTTTCAAAAATGACAATTCATACGGAATGGAACGCATCGAAGCGCTTTGCGGAAGATGTGGCGGGCATTTAGGCCATTTATTTGACGACGGTCCTGAACCAACTGGAAAACGTTATTGCATGAACTCAATCGCTTTAGATTTTATTCCCGATTCTAAATAA
- the idi gene encoding isopentenyl-diphosphate Delta-isomerase: MTEENVILVNQNDEQIGLMPKLEAHEKALLHRAFSVFILNSKNEIMLQQRAHHKYHSPLLWTNTCCSHQREGENNIEAGSRRLFEEMGFKAELKELFHFIYKAPFDNGLTEHELDHVMIGYYDDEPNINPDEVEAWKWMSIEDVKADIEKQPEIYTVWFKIIFDEFDHYLEDHKL, encoded by the coding sequence ATGACAGAAGAAAACGTAATATTAGTTAATCAAAACGATGAACAAATTGGCTTAATGCCAAAATTAGAAGCACATGAAAAAGCGCTTTTGCACCGTGCCTTTTCGGTTTTTATTTTAAATAGTAAAAACGAAATCATGCTGCAACAGCGTGCGCATCATAAATATCATTCGCCTTTGCTTTGGACAAACACTTGTTGCAGTCATCAAAGAGAAGGTGAAAACAATATTGAAGCAGGAAGCCGAAGATTGTTTGAAGAAATGGGATTTAAAGCCGAATTGAAAGAGCTTTTTCATTTTATTTATAAAGCGCCCTTTGATAACGGTTTAACCGAGCATGAACTCGACCACGTTATGATTGGTTATTATGATGACGAGCCAAACATAAATCCAGATGAGGTCGAAGCTTGGAAATGGATGAGCATTGAAGATGTAAAAGCTGATATTGAAAAACAGCCCGAAATTTATACCGTATGGTTTAAGATAATTTTTGATGAATTTGATCATTATCTAGAGGACCATAAATTATAA
- a CDS encoding 6-carboxytetrahydropterin synthase, with translation MRVTISRKAHFNAAHRLYRKDWTDEKNNAVFGKCNNPNFHGHNYGLTVSVTGKIDPETGFVLDVKVLADIIREEVEIPFDHKNLNLDVPEFQDLNPTAENIAVVIWNKIKKRIQPDFDLEIVLYETDRNFVTYKGE, from the coding sequence ATGAGAGTAACCATATCAAGAAAAGCACATTTTAATGCTGCACATCGATTATACAGAAAAGATTGGACAGATGAAAAAAACAATGCTGTTTTTGGAAAATGTAATAATCCCAATTTTCATGGTCACAATTATGGTTTGACAGTTAGTGTTACAGGAAAAATTGACCCGGAAACTGGTTTTGTTTTAGATGTGAAAGTATTAGCGGATATCATACGCGAAGAAGTTGAGATTCCGTTTGATCACAAAAACCTAAATCTGGATGTTCCAGAATTTCAGGATTTGAATCCAACAGCCGAAAATATTGCTGTTGTGATATGGAATAAAATTAAAAAAAGAATTCAGCCCGATTTTGATCTTGAAATCGTGCTTTATGAAACAGACCGCAATTTTGTAACTTATAAAGGAGAATAA
- a CDS encoding aminopeptidase P N-terminal domain-containing protein: MKQLVAFFAFLITINQIQSQENLPTDYLSKEFHKGRREAFRALMPANSVAVIFSYPERVFSKDVNYNYHANPDMYYLSGYKEADGVLLIFKEPQGDEKYNEILFVRERNANREMWTGRRLGVEGAKSKLGFSTAYNGKDFNAFQIDFQKFDKIIYDKIPTDLANDKSGFDLFGLIQIFKSKASITQENESSTDLFNNITNSLREIKTPEELDLMRKTVKLSCIAHNEVMKAVGPDMSENEADGIHSYIHRHYGAEDEGYPPIVGAGANGCILHYGENNATKIDNQLLLMDVGSEYHGYSADVTRTIPANGKFTEEQKAIYQIVYEAQEEVFKLCKEGTPIQDLNKRSREVVAAGLIKLGIITDPKDARIYYPHGCSHFLGLDVHDKGNYMGTLKENMILTVEPGIYIPANSKCDKKWWNIGVRIEDDILMLKDSYENLSAEAPRKWQDIEAMAKQKSTFNEMKLPKI, from the coding sequence ATGAAGCAATTAGTAGCATTCTTTGCATTCTTAATTACAATCAACCAAATACAATCACAGGAAAATCTTCCTACGGATTATCTTTCAAAAGAATTTCACAAAGGGCGTCGTGAAGCTTTCAGAGCTTTGATGCCTGCCAATTCTGTTGCAGTAATTTTTTCATATCCTGAAAGAGTTTTTTCAAAAGACGTCAATTACAATTATCATGCAAACCCAGATATGTATTATTTATCAGGCTACAAAGAAGCTGATGGCGTTTTATTGATTTTTAAAGAACCGCAAGGAGATGAAAAATACAACGAAATCCTTTTTGTGAGAGAAAGAAATGCGAATCGCGAAATGTGGACAGGAAGGCGTTTGGGCGTTGAAGGCGCCAAATCAAAACTTGGTTTCTCAACCGCTTACAACGGAAAAGATTTTAATGCTTTTCAAATTGATTTTCAAAAGTTCGACAAAATAATTTATGATAAGATTCCGACAGATCTAGCCAACGACAAAAGCGGATTCGATCTTTTTGGCTTAATTCAGATTTTCAAATCCAAAGCTTCAATTACTCAAGAAAATGAATCTTCTACAGATTTATTTAACAACATCACCAATTCGCTTCGCGAAATAAAAACTCCCGAAGAACTTGATTTGATGCGTAAAACCGTAAAACTTTCCTGCATTGCGCATAATGAAGTTATGAAAGCAGTTGGCCCAGATATGAGCGAAAATGAAGCCGATGGAATTCACTCGTACATTCACAGACATTACGGTGCCGAAGACGAAGGTTATCCGCCAATTGTGGGAGCTGGCGCAAACGGATGCATTTTGCATTATGGTGAAAACAACGCGACAAAAATTGACAATCAATTACTATTGATGGATGTCGGTTCTGAATATCACGGTTATTCTGCAGATGTTACTAGAACGATTCCGGCAAACGGAAAATTCACCGAAGAACAAAAAGCCATTTACCAAATTGTTTATGAAGCGCAAGAAGAAGTTTTTAAACTTTGTAAAGAAGGAACTCCAATTCAGGATTTGAACAAAAGATCCAGAGAAGTAGTTGCTGCAGGACTCATTAAATTAGGAATTATTACAGACCCAAAAGATGCCCGAATTTATTATCCGCACGGATGTTCACATTTTCTTGGATTAGATGTTCATGACAAAGGAAATTACATGGGAACTTTAAAAGAAAACATGATTCTTACTGTTGAACCCGGAATTTACATTCCAGCAAACAGCAAATGCGATAAAAAATGGTGGAACATTGGCGTTCGTATCGAAGATGACATTTTAATGTTAAAAGATTCATACGAAAATCTTTCTGCAGAAGCTCCAAGAAAATGGCAAGATATCGAGGCTATGGCCAAACAAAAAAGCACTTTTAATGAAATGAAATTGCCTAAAATATAA